A DNA window from Streptosporangiales bacterium contains the following coding sequences:
- a CDS encoding thiamine-binding protein, whose translation MIVAFSISPSGVGASVADHVADAVRVVRESGLPNHTDAMFTTVEGEWDEVMDVIRRAVDAVAARAPRVGLVLKADIKPGVDDTSAAKMERLERALGDDA comes from the coding sequence GTGATCGTCGCGTTCTCCATCTCGCCGTCCGGCGTGGGTGCCTCGGTGGCCGACCACGTCGCCGACGCCGTCCGCGTGGTCCGCGAGAGCGGCCTGCCCAACCACACCGACGCGATGTTCACCACGGTCGAGGGGGAGTGGGACGAGGTGATGGACGTCATCCGCCGCGCGGTCGACGCCGTCGCCGCCCGCGCTCCGCGGGTCGGGCTTGTCCTCAAGGCCGACATCAAGCCCGGCGTCGACGACACGTCGGCAGCCAAGATGGAGCGGCTGGAACGCGCCCTGGGCGACGACGCCTGA
- the meaB gene encoding methylmalonyl Co-A mutase-associated GTPase MeaB translates to MGAPDVATLVEQATQGRARAVARLISLVEDDAPQLREVMAALAPHAGNAHVVGLTGAPGVGKSTVTSALVALLRRDGYRVGVLAVDPTSPFSGGALLGDRVRMQDHATDGEVYIRSMATRGQLGGLAAASLQAVRVFDAAGCAFVLVETVGVGQSELRIASEADTTIVLLAPGMGDGIQVAKAGILEVADVFCVNKADREGADHTARELNQMLALGERRGPGDWRPPIVRTVAVKDEGVDELVAAILKHRDWLARDGRIAKVRRDRIADEIEALALGQLRRRFADLHGDARLAVLADRVADGGLDPYAAADELVANLTDTP, encoded by the coding sequence ATGGGTGCCCCTGACGTCGCCACGCTCGTCGAGCAGGCCACGCAGGGGCGTGCCCGCGCCGTCGCCCGGTTGATCTCCCTGGTGGAGGACGACGCGCCGCAGCTGCGCGAGGTGATGGCCGCGCTTGCGCCGCACGCCGGCAACGCGCACGTCGTCGGGCTCACCGGCGCGCCGGGCGTCGGCAAGTCGACCGTGACCAGCGCGCTCGTCGCCCTGCTGCGCCGCGACGGTTACCGCGTGGGCGTGCTCGCGGTCGACCCGACGTCGCCGTTCTCCGGCGGTGCCCTGCTCGGCGACCGGGTGCGGATGCAGGACCACGCGACCGACGGCGAGGTCTACATCCGGTCGATGGCGACGAGAGGGCAGCTCGGCGGTCTCGCGGCCGCGAGCCTGCAGGCCGTCCGCGTGTTCGACGCGGCAGGCTGCGCGTTCGTCCTCGTCGAGACCGTCGGCGTCGGCCAGTCGGAGCTGCGGATCGCGTCGGAGGCCGACACCACGATCGTGCTGCTGGCCCCGGGCATGGGCGACGGCATCCAGGTGGCGAAGGCCGGCATCCTCGAGGTCGCCGACGTCTTCTGCGTCAACAAGGCCGACCGCGAGGGGGCCGACCACACCGCGCGCGAGCTCAACCAGATGCTCGCGCTGGGAGAGCGGCGCGGACCGGGCGACTGGCGTCCGCCGATCGTGCGCACCGTCGCCGTCAAGGACGAGGGTGTCGACGAGCTGGTGGCCGCGATCCTCAAGCACCGCGACTGGCTGGCGCGGGACGGCAGGATCGCGAAGGTCCGCCGCGACCGGATCGCCGACGAGATCGAGGCGCTCGCGCTCGGCCAGCTGCGCCGCAGGTTCGCCGACCTGCACGGCGACGCTCGCCTCGCGGTTCTGGCCGACCGGGTGGCCGACGGCGGCCTCGACCCGTACGCCGCGGCCGACGAGCTGGTCGCGAACCTCACCGACACCCCCTAA